A stretch of Spirosoma oryzicola DNA encodes these proteins:
- the atpF gene encoding F0F1 ATP synthase subunit B: MDLLTPDLGLLFWQVVVFVLLFLILRAFAWKPITESLYERENNIQSALDLAEKTRQEMTALKANNEKLLVEARAEREAILRGAKETADKMLAESRDKAASEGQRILEQAREAMQNERQALITQMKKEVVTLSIDIAEKVLRKELNDKAAQEKLVSDLVSNSRLN, translated from the coding sequence ATGGATTTGCTCACTCCCGATCTTGGTTTACTTTTCTGGCAGGTAGTCGTTTTCGTTCTCCTGTTCCTGATCCTTCGCGCCTTTGCCTGGAAACCTATCACGGAAAGCCTGTATGAGCGCGAAAACAATATCCAAAGCGCACTTGACCTGGCTGAAAAAACCCGTCAGGAAATGACCGCCCTTAAAGCGAACAACGAAAAGCTGCTCGTTGAGGCTCGTGCTGAGCGCGAGGCTATTCTGCGTGGTGCCAAGGAAACGGCTGATAAAATGCTCGCTGAGTCGCGCGATAAAGCAGCTTCTGAAGGTCAACGGATTCTCGAGCAAGCGCGTGAAGCAATGCAAAACGAACGTCAGGCGTTGATAACCCAAATGAAAAAAGAGGTTGTTACGCTTTCGATTGATATTGCCGAGAAAGTGCTTCGTAAAGAGCTTAACGATAAAGCTGCGCAGGAAAAACTGGTTAGCGATCTGGTATCAAATTCAAGACTAAACTAA
- the atpH gene encoding ATP synthase F1 subunit delta, translating into MAVATVAARYAKSLLDLAQEQGITETLYKDMQLFKQTVDQSRPLLLMLKNPIVRSEKKTAVLKAAFEKRLNPVTMSFLQIITKKNREPIMDAIAEEFIRQYDRLKGVERASIITTVPLTDALREQFKAMVLETTGGKLVELEERIDPKLIGGYILRVGDQQIDGSIRNQLNELRLQFLN; encoded by the coding sequence ATGGCAGTCGCTACTGTAGCCGCCCGCTATGCAAAATCACTTCTGGATCTAGCTCAGGAGCAAGGCATAACGGAAACGTTATACAAAGATATGCAGCTCTTCAAGCAGACGGTTGATCAAAGTCGGCCCCTTCTGTTGATGCTGAAAAACCCCATCGTTCGGTCGGAGAAAAAAACAGCTGTGTTAAAAGCAGCTTTTGAAAAACGGCTCAACCCAGTAACGATGTCGTTTCTGCAAATCATCACCAAGAAGAACCGCGAGCCAATCATGGACGCGATTGCAGAAGAATTCATCCGCCAGTATGACCGTTTGAAAGGAGTAGAGCGGGCAAGCATTATCACAACCGTTCCACTTACGGACGCTTTGCGGGAGCAATTCAAAGCAATGGTCCTAGAAACTACGGGTGGTAAACTGGTTGAATTAGAAGAAAGAATCGATCCAAAACTGATCGGTGGCTATATTCTACGCGTCGGTGATCAGCAAATTGATGGCTCGATCCGGAACCAGTTAAACGAACTCCGTTTGCAGTTTCTGAACTAG
- a CDS encoding oxidoreductase, whose translation MIAPTPKTAIVLGATGLIGNLLTHRLINSPFYEKVKVLVRKSLGWQHPRLQEIVFDFDHPNGLLTQADDIFCCLGTTMKKAGSKDAFRKVDYQYPLDVARSGLANGAQQLAIVTSMGADTNSTFFYNRVKGEVERDLTALHYPTLLIFRPSLLLGNRSETRFGERLAEGAMRLFDPLIPAKYKGVEAAKVANAMLTTTQEGLVGKHVFESDQLQRY comes from the coding sequence ATGATAGCACCTACTCCCAAAACAGCCATAGTACTTGGTGCCACCGGGCTTATCGGCAATTTGCTTACCCACCGTTTGATCAATTCCCCTTTCTATGAAAAAGTAAAAGTCCTGGTTCGGAAGTCACTCGGCTGGCAGCACCCCCGACTGCAGGAGATCGTCTTCGATTTTGACCACCCGAACGGACTCCTTACGCAAGCCGACGATATTTTTTGCTGTCTCGGTACAACGATGAAAAAAGCGGGCTCAAAAGACGCTTTTCGTAAAGTAGACTACCAGTATCCATTGGACGTTGCCCGATCAGGTCTGGCAAATGGCGCTCAACAGTTGGCCATTGTTACGTCAATGGGAGCTGATACTAACTCAACGTTTTTTTACAATCGCGTCAAGGGAGAGGTTGAACGGGATCTTACCGCATTGCATTACCCAACGCTATTGATTTTTCGGCCTTCGCTGCTGCTCGGCAATCGAAGCGAAACGCGCTTTGGCGAACGACTGGCGGAAGGAGCTATGCGGTTATTCGACCCACTTATTCCGGCAAAATACAAGGGAGTCGAAGCGGCTAAGGTAGCCAATGCCATGCTAACCACTACGCAAGAGGGATTAGTCGGTAAACACGTGTTTGAGTCAGACCAATTGCAGCGCTATTGA
- the atpB gene encoding F0F1 ATP synthase subunit A, whose product MSSLAFVHAQEEGHEGEVPGEHGKKEGFNVGEMIMHHIKDEHGWEFAHGVTLHLPVILYSQDRGVEVFSSSKLANGNVHNGYKQEHGKIHRVDEAGKVDHEAKVYDFSITKNVASLLLSATIMLLIFPAVSRGYGKNQGKAPKGIQSFFEPIILFVRDEIAKSSIGPHYHKYLPYLLTLFFFILINNLLGLLPGSANLTGNIAVTLVLSVITFLIVTFSGNKHYWLHILKPTGVPVALLPVMIPVEIVGVFMKPISLMIRLFANITAGHIIILSLLGLIFMANHLAGASTSLAISPVVLFFALFLNLIELLVAFLQAFIFTLLTAMYIGSAVEDHHEADHGIGHETTSELG is encoded by the coding sequence ATGAGCTCGTTAGCTTTTGTACACGCTCAGGAGGAAGGCCACGAGGGTGAAGTGCCGGGAGAGCACGGCAAAAAAGAAGGCTTCAATGTGGGCGAAATGATTATGCACCACATCAAAGACGAACATGGCTGGGAGTTTGCCCACGGTGTTACGCTTCATTTGCCTGTTATTCTTTATTCGCAGGATCGGGGAGTAGAGGTCTTTTCGTCGTCAAAACTGGCTAATGGAAACGTTCACAATGGCTACAAGCAGGAACATGGTAAAATCCACCGTGTTGACGAAGCTGGCAAAGTAGATCACGAAGCTAAAGTCTATGACTTTTCCATTACCAAGAACGTAGCATCGCTTTTGTTAAGTGCTACGATTATGTTGCTGATCTTTCCAGCCGTTAGCCGGGGTTACGGAAAAAATCAGGGGAAAGCACCCAAAGGAATCCAGTCATTCTTTGAGCCGATTATTCTGTTCGTTCGCGACGAGATTGCCAAGTCGAGCATCGGGCCCCACTACCACAAGTATCTGCCTTACCTGCTAACGCTGTTTTTCTTTATTCTGATAAACAACCTGTTAGGTCTTTTGCCGGGTTCTGCTAACCTGACCGGCAATATTGCTGTGACGCTGGTACTGTCAGTAATTACGTTTCTGATCGTAACATTCAGCGGTAATAAGCATTACTGGCTTCACATCCTCAAACCAACGGGTGTACCTGTCGCGTTGCTACCTGTTATGATTCCGGTTGAGATTGTCGGCGTATTTATGAAGCCAATCTCCCTAATGATCCGGTTATTTGCCAACATTACAGCGGGTCACATCATCATCCTGAGCTTGCTGGGGTTGATTTTTATGGCCAACCATCTGGCCGGTGCAAGTACGAGTCTGGCGATCAGTCCTGTCGTTCTTTTCTTTGCACTGTTTCTAAACCTGATCGAGCTACTGGTTGCCTTCCTGCAAGCGTTTATTTTCACGCTGTTGACGGCTATGTACATCGGTAGTGCCGTTGAAGATCATCATGAAGCTGATCATGGTATTGGCCATGAAACAACTTCTGAGTTAGGTTAA
- the atpE gene encoding ATP synthase F0 subunit C: MFAMLFALLLEATGNIAVMGAALGSGLVAIGAGMGIGRIGGSAMEGIARQPEAAGRIQTAMLIIAALIEAVALFAAVICLLVATA; this comes from the coding sequence ATGTTCGCAATGTTGTTTGCTCTGCTGTTAGAAGCTACGGGTAACATCGCCGTAATGGGAGCCGCTCTTGGTTCTGGTTTAGTTGCTATTGGTGCAGGTATGGGTATTGGCCGGATTGGTGGTAGCGCCATGGAAGGTATTGCTCGTCAGCCAGAAGCAGCGGGTCGTATCCAAACTGCCATGCTGATCATCGCGGCTCTGATTGAAGCCGTGGCTCTGTTCGCAGCCGTTATTTGTCTGCTGGTCGCTACGGCTTAA
- a CDS encoding TonB-dependent receptor plug domain-containing protein produces the protein MHHTFYRTSSILALVAIVALAAFRFANNDDFVNEVLAKFQAYNLQRPVEKVYLHTDRDTYLTGETIWMKGYVFNGNTHTADTISKVLYVDLIDPTARRVRQRLQLRSSSSYAPGQLLLPDSLASGTYMVQAYTNYMRNFPETYYFRKTLTILKADGSTASTASKSASSDRLDVQFLPEGGQLVEGLESRVAFKALEASGRGLPVEGFVFNTRKDTITGLASTQLGVGFFTLNPEAGQTYTAFVKRLGSGQFTAYPLPDVQKEGVVMQVDNISNKDNIRVYLRHNKAITDPPATMTLFAQTRGQVVQVAKVPLAKKGALVQLPKAEFPQGIAQLTLFDETSKPICERLIFVNKNEQINITLSPNKTSYKNREKVELSISTTGSDGKPVAANLSLAAVDARLAPEIDSNSASIVSHLLLSSDLTGTIEQPSYYFNPKNEDRWRQLDLLLMTQGWRRFVWADVLAGTIPPVKYPIEQGLSLTGRVVRPNQKDIGGKVKLTFVLSRRDSTRDFLTGDTDESGYFGAYDLDFTDTTTVLIQGVKGKANRDLAISLDQLLTPTVTITRVPYNPFEFRRDELGEFIKRTREYQEIEEQIRRNREVLLQSVTVKAKKFKERDSRVIYGTPDASVKFDPMNTAGRITILDVIQGRIAGVQVMGSGLGARVQIRGAANFGGAVEPLFVLDGMPVDMQTAINIPVNDVDQVDVLKGASASIYGSRGGGGVISILTKRGSPNYDLAKEAAPGTLVAKLPGYAPVRAFYSPRYDDQSKKTEQEKLNAARPDYRTTLFWSPLIQTNAEGKATVSFFTSDAKTNLRLRAEGATISGMPGMAQHRIQVD, from the coding sequence ATGCACCACACCTTTTATCGAACAAGTAGTATTCTTGCGCTAGTCGCTATTGTCGCACTAGCGGCCTTTCGTTTTGCTAATAACGATGATTTTGTCAACGAAGTACTGGCCAAGTTTCAGGCTTACAATCTGCAACGACCCGTTGAAAAGGTCTATCTGCACACCGACCGGGACACGTATCTGACCGGAGAGACGATCTGGATGAAAGGCTATGTGTTTAACGGAAATACGCACACTGCCGACACCATCAGTAAAGTACTTTATGTAGACCTGATTGACCCTACCGCTCGCCGTGTTCGGCAGCGCCTGCAACTCCGGTCCAGCAGCAGTTACGCGCCCGGTCAGCTCTTATTGCCGGATTCGCTGGCTTCGGGAACGTACATGGTGCAAGCGTATACGAACTATATGCGCAACTTTCCGGAAACGTATTACTTCAGAAAAACGCTGACCATCCTAAAAGCCGATGGCTCAACCGCTTCGACAGCCAGCAAATCAGCTTCTTCCGACCGGCTCGACGTACAGTTTTTGCCCGAAGGGGGCCAGCTGGTTGAGGGTCTGGAAAGCCGGGTGGCGTTCAAGGCACTAGAGGCATCGGGCCGTGGCTTACCTGTAGAAGGATTTGTCTTCAATACCCGTAAAGACACGATCACGGGGCTAGCCAGTACGCAGCTTGGTGTAGGCTTTTTTACGCTGAATCCCGAAGCTGGTCAGACGTATACGGCCTTTGTTAAACGCCTTGGTAGCGGGCAGTTTACCGCTTATCCATTGCCTGACGTACAAAAGGAGGGTGTTGTGATGCAGGTCGATAACATAAGTAACAAAGACAATATCCGGGTTTATCTGCGGCACAACAAAGCTATAACGGATCCTCCTGCTACGATGACACTTTTTGCGCAGACGCGTGGTCAGGTTGTGCAGGTCGCTAAAGTGCCCTTGGCCAAGAAAGGTGCGTTGGTGCAGTTACCCAAGGCCGAATTTCCGCAGGGAATCGCCCAACTGACACTATTTGATGAAACAAGTAAACCAATCTGTGAGCGGCTAATATTCGTCAACAAAAATGAGCAGATCAATATTACGCTATCGCCAAACAAAACATCGTACAAAAATCGTGAAAAGGTAGAGCTGAGTATTTCTACCACAGGCAGCGATGGCAAGCCGGTTGCGGCAAACCTATCGCTGGCCGCCGTTGACGCTCGGTTGGCTCCGGAGATCGACTCAAATAGTGCCAGCATTGTATCGCATCTGTTACTTTCGTCGGATTTGACAGGAACGATTGAGCAACCCAGTTACTATTTCAATCCTAAAAACGAAGATCGCTGGCGGCAGTTGGATCTGCTGCTGATGACTCAGGGCTGGCGACGTTTCGTCTGGGCCGACGTGTTGGCTGGTACTATTCCTCCGGTCAAATACCCGATTGAGCAGGGCTTGTCATTAACGGGACGCGTGGTTCGTCCGAATCAGAAAGATATTGGCGGTAAAGTGAAATTGACCTTTGTACTATCCCGACGCGATAGCACGCGCGATTTCCTGACGGGTGATACGGATGAGTCAGGGTATTTTGGTGCTTACGATCTCGATTTTACCGATACCACTACGGTACTAATCCAGGGTGTAAAAGGGAAAGCTAATCGCGATTTGGCAATATCGCTTGATCAACTATTGACCCCGACGGTTACCATCACGCGCGTACCTTACAATCCATTTGAGTTCAGACGCGACGAATTGGGTGAATTTATCAAACGCACTCGGGAGTATCAGGAGATTGAAGAGCAAATCCGGCGAAACCGGGAGGTATTGCTTCAGTCGGTGACCGTGAAAGCCAAAAAGTTCAAAGAGCGAGACTCACGGGTCATTTACGGTACGCCGGATGCAAGTGTTAAGTTTGATCCGATGAATACCGCTGGTCGGATAACGATCCTCGACGTGATTCAGGGGCGTATTGCGGGTGTACAGGTAATGGGCTCTGGCCTGGGCGCGCGGGTTCAAATACGGGGAGCGGCTAATTTTGGTGGGGCGGTTGAACCGCTCTTTGTGCTGGACGGCATGCCGGTAGACATGCAAACCGCCATCAATATTCCCGTCAATGACGTTGACCAGGTGGATGTTCTGAAAGGAGCGTCGGCCAGTATTTATGGGTCACGGGGAGGGGGCGGAGTCATTTCCATTTTAACCAAGCGGGGGTCGCCAAACTACGATCTGGCGAAGGAAGCTGCGCCCGGAACGTTGGTTGCTAAACTACCCGGATACGCGCCCGTTCGTGCGTTCTACTCACCGCGTTACGACGACCAAAGTAAGAAAACGGAGCAGGAAAAGCTGAATGCTGCCCGACCCGATTATCGAACTACGCTATTCTGGTCTCCGCTTATCCAAACGAACGCGGAAGGCAAGGCAACCGTATCTTTCTTTACCTCCGATGCCAAAACGAATCTTCGGTTACGAGCCGAAGGGGCAACGATAAGTGGTATGCCGGGCATGGCGCAACATAGAATCCAGGTAGACTAA
- a CDS encoding glutaminase family protein: MNALTGFTQPKSAHKAALNPPATPLLTIDPYTSIWSFGDQLNGDATRHWTGQPQQLNGLIRVDGRTFRFMGNPSFTGETIVPSAQRQTYQARYLTNKPASDSWTTLDFDDSQWNVGEGTFGSRNGDHTPWSTPDIYVRRIVTLDRVPDGPLLVDAIQNDNYELFINGERMTKVSGVSANYRLTPTNRKASDVLRKGQNVIAFHSQNMSGPGFVDLGLVEERVLNYKPATQTGRRMTATQSEYTFVAAGVELTVTFMAPLLMTNLDVLSRPVQYVSYRVRSTDGKTHDVQLYSDASAELAVNSPDQLVTWRRGRAGRLDYMRVGTAEQKVLGRKGDDVRIDWGHLYIASPIEPGTSRRIGSLASALNQFEREGRVTDLHERMPRLVSDSLPVLATSMELGTIGNKAVERHLLVGYDDIKSIEYFGQPLNAWWRRYGNMSMERALEDADADYAKVKIQCDTFDKQLYTDALKAGGTTYAELCVLGYRQAIAAHKLVAGPNGEAFFFSKENFSNGSIGTVDVTYPSAPLFLLYNPLLLKGMMEPIFQYSESGKWNKPFAAHDVGTYPLANGQTYGEDMPVEECGNMLILTAAIAAVEGNANYAKQHWVTLTTWTDYLIKEGFDPANQLCTDDFAGHIARNANLSVKAIMGIASYGYLAGRLGDKLREKEYIDIARDLARKWMKLADDGDHYTLTFENKGTWSQKYNLVWDKLLKLEIFPKEVAQKEIAYYLTKQQPFGLPLDSRKTYTKSDWIIWTATLADRPADFNALIAPVLRFANESPDRIPLSDWHETTDGKHVGFRARSVVGGYYIKMLEQKLK, translated from the coding sequence ATGAATGCTTTGACTGGGTTCACTCAGCCCAAGAGCGCGCATAAAGCTGCGCTTAATCCTCCCGCAACTCCATTATTAACCATTGACCCGTATACGAGTATATGGTCGTTCGGTGATCAGCTTAATGGGGATGCTACCCGCCACTGGACAGGGCAACCTCAACAACTAAACGGACTGATCCGGGTTGACGGACGAACGTTTCGATTCATGGGAAATCCGTCGTTCACGGGTGAGACCATTGTTCCCTCGGCGCAACGGCAAACGTATCAGGCCCGTTACCTAACCAATAAACCCGCTTCCGATAGCTGGACTACGCTCGACTTCGACGATAGCCAATGGAATGTCGGCGAAGGTACGTTTGGTAGTCGAAACGGTGACCATACTCCGTGGTCAACACCGGATATTTATGTTCGGCGTATTGTTACGTTGGATCGTGTGCCCGACGGTCCGCTCCTGGTCGATGCGATTCAGAACGACAATTACGAGCTATTTATCAATGGTGAGCGGATGACAAAAGTAAGCGGTGTTTCGGCGAATTACCGGCTGACCCCTACGAATCGAAAAGCCTCTGACGTGTTACGTAAGGGACAGAACGTCATTGCGTTTCACAGCCAGAACATGTCAGGACCGGGTTTTGTCGATCTTGGCCTAGTGGAAGAACGGGTACTAAATTACAAACCAGCAACGCAGACGGGTCGCCGGATGACAGCGACGCAGTCGGAATACACGTTTGTGGCTGCGGGTGTCGAACTGACGGTTACATTTATGGCTCCGTTGCTGATGACTAATCTGGATGTATTGTCGAGACCCGTGCAGTATGTCAGCTACCGCGTACGGTCTACCGACGGCAAAACCCATGATGTACAATTGTATTCGGATGCCTCAGCTGAATTGGCTGTTAACTCGCCGGATCAGCTAGTGACCTGGCGACGTGGTCGCGCGGGGCGGCTCGATTACATGCGGGTTGGTACCGCCGAGCAGAAAGTGCTGGGTCGAAAAGGTGATGATGTTCGTATCGACTGGGGACACTTGTACATCGCGTCGCCCATTGAGCCAGGTACGAGTCGGCGGATTGGGTCGTTAGCGAGTGCTTTAAATCAGTTCGAACGCGAAGGACGGGTGACGGATTTGCATGAACGAATGCCTCGTCTGGTAAGCGATAGCCTGCCCGTGTTGGCAACAAGCATGGAGCTCGGCACAATCGGCAACAAGGCAGTCGAACGGCACTTACTTGTCGGCTACGATGATATTAAGTCCATTGAATACTTCGGGCAACCACTCAATGCGTGGTGGCGTCGCTACGGAAACATGTCCATGGAACGGGCGCTGGAGGATGCCGATGCAGACTATGCCAAAGTAAAAATTCAATGCGACACATTCGATAAGCAACTTTATACCGACGCGCTCAAAGCGGGTGGAACGACGTATGCCGAATTGTGTGTGCTGGGTTATCGGCAGGCAATTGCTGCGCATAAGCTGGTAGCTGGTCCTAACGGTGAAGCGTTCTTTTTCTCGAAAGAGAATTTTTCGAATGGCTCAATCGGCACTGTGGATGTAACGTACCCATCGGCTCCGCTCTTTCTGCTGTACAATCCGCTGTTGCTGAAGGGAATGATGGAACCCATCTTTCAGTATTCGGAGAGCGGAAAATGGAACAAGCCTTTTGCGGCTCACGACGTGGGAACGTATCCGCTGGCCAACGGCCAAACCTACGGCGAAGATATGCCCGTTGAGGAGTGTGGTAACATGTTGATTCTAACGGCGGCTATCGCTGCGGTTGAAGGAAATGCGAACTATGCTAAGCAACACTGGGTAACGCTGACAACCTGGACCGATTACCTAATCAAAGAAGGGTTTGATCCGGCTAATCAGCTGTGTACCGATGACTTTGCCGGACACATTGCCCGCAACGCAAACCTGTCGGTAAAGGCAATTATGGGCATTGCCAGTTACGGCTATTTAGCGGGGCGGCTAGGTGACAAGCTTCGGGAAAAGGAATACATCGACATCGCTCGTGATCTGGCCCGAAAGTGGATGAAACTTGCCGACGACGGTGATCACTACACGTTGACGTTCGAAAACAAAGGAACCTGGAGTCAGAAGTACAATCTGGTTTGGGACAAGCTGCTCAAACTGGAGATTTTCCCAAAAGAAGTAGCGCAGAAAGAGATTGCGTACTACCTGACCAAACAGCAGCCTTTTGGTTTACCACTCGATAGCCGCAAGACATACACAAAATCGGACTGGATTATCTGGACGGCAACTTTGGCGGATCGTCCGGCTGATTTTAACGCGTTGATTGCGCCTGTGCTGCGTTTTGCGAACGAAAGCCCCGACCGGATTCCGCTGAGCGACTGGCACGAGACTACCGATGGCAAGCACGTTGGTTTTCGGGCGCGATCAGTTGTCGGCGGTTACTACATCAAGATGCTGGAACAGAAATTAAAATAA
- a CDS encoding AtpZ/AtpI family protein, which yields MEKDPEQSPENRPSTPDGPLKSASEKTTSFVQYSGIAFQMLGTIGLGVWVGLKLDEWQGNRRPIWTVVLSLTAIGASLYLFIRQLTRK from the coding sequence GTGGAAAAGGACCCTGAACAATCGCCAGAAAACCGCCCGTCAACGCCCGATGGTCCGCTAAAGAGCGCTTCTGAAAAAACAACCTCTTTTGTCCAGTATAGTGGTATTGCGTTTCAAATGCTTGGCACGATCGGTTTAGGGGTCTGGGTCGGCTTGAAACTGGATGAATGGCAGGGTAACAGGCGACCGATCTGGACCGTTGTTCTGTCGCTAACGGCTATCGGGGCATCGCTGTACTTATTTATTCGTCAACTAACCAGAAAATAA
- a CDS encoding GNAT family N-acetyltransferase, with amino-acid sequence MVFDLNLQNPLIHYLIAEAAGERVGFVSCHVQYLLHHTGKVGEIQELFVREDYRNQRIGHQLIAALYDIAIREKFVNLEVTTNQKRLDTIRFYERESFKRTHLKLVKAVHS; translated from the coding sequence ATGGTATTCGATCTGAACTTACAAAACCCGCTGATTCACTATTTGATCGCCGAAGCGGCTGGCGAACGCGTGGGTTTTGTGAGTTGTCACGTTCAATACTTACTTCACCATACCGGTAAAGTCGGAGAAATTCAGGAGTTATTTGTTCGGGAAGATTACCGCAACCAGCGAATTGGTCATCAACTCATAGCGGCTTTATATGATATCGCTATTCGCGAAAAATTTGTCAACCTGGAAGTGACAACGAATCAAAAACGCCTGGATACAATCCGCTTTTACGAACGTGAGTCATTTAAGCGTACGCACCTAAAGTTGGTCAAAGCCGTTCATTCTTGA